A single Pseudochaenichthys georgianus chromosome 10, fPseGeo1.2, whole genome shotgun sequence DNA region contains:
- the ctsf gene encoding cathepsin F, translated as MMVGFGCPVILWLALAAVQGSVLGLGEDMDRPLIGPLGSPVRLHESDAGLKKALQFAEERYNQGSNAMHLRKVSRLLSATKQLVKGIRYSITVELSNTQCKKSTMLRTCDFYPEIQKLKTEVCLFEVWDIPWQGTSTLLKQKCQPKVEVQQEETNNIVDASTSQPLEDSVELLGQFKEFMVKYSKDYSSQEEADYRLFVFHENLKTAEKLQTLDQGSAEYGVTKFSDLTEEEFRSAYLNPLLSQWNLHRLMKPAPPARGPAPASWDWRDHGAVSSIKNQGMCGSCWAFSVTGNIEGQWFLKNGTLLSLSEQELVDCDGLDQACKGGLPSNAYEAIEKLGGLETETDYSYTGMKQSCDFTSVKVAAYINSSVELSKDEKDIAAWLAENGPVSVALNAFAMQFYRKGVSHPMKIFCNSWMIDHAVLMVGYGERKNIPFWAIKNSWGEDYGEQGYYYLYRGSNACGINQMCSSAVVN; from the exons ATGATGGTCGGATTCGGCTGTCCGGTAATCCTGTGGCTGGCCTTGGCCGCCGTGCAGGGCTCGGTCCTAGGGCTCGGTGAGGACATGGACCGGCCCCTGATCGGGCCTCTAGGCTCTCCCGTCCGGCTGCATGAGTCCGACGCTGGGCTGAAGAAGGCTCTGCAGTTCGCGGAGGAGCGCTACAACCAGGGCTCCAACGCCATGCACCTCCGCAAAGTCAGCAGGCTCCTCTCGGCCACCAAACAG CTTGTCAAGGGTATCCGCTACTCCATCACAGTGGAACTGAGTAACACTCAATGCAAGAAATCCACCATGCTCAGGACATGTGACTTCTATCCCGAGATACAGAAActcaag ACGGAGGTGTGTTTGTTTGAAGTGTGGGACATTCCCTGGCAGGGCACTTCCACTCTGCTCAAGCAGAAGTGCCAGCCTAAAG TTGAAGTTCAACAAGAAGAGACAAACAACATCGTCGATGCATCAACCAGCCAGCCTCTGGAG GACTCTGTGGAGCTGTTGGGCCAGTTCAAAGAGTTCATGGTCAAATACAGCAAGGACTACAGCAGCCAGGAGG AGGCAGATTATCGTCTGTTCGTCTTCCACGAGAACCTGAAGACCGCTGAGAAGCTGCAGACTTTAGACCAAGGCTCAGCCGAGTATGGAGTCACCAAGTTCAGCGACCTGActg AGGAAGAGTTCCGGTCTGCATACTTGAACCCGCTGCTGAGTCAATGGAATCTTCACCGACTAATGAAACCGGCTCCTCCTGCCCGAGGTCCCGCCCCTGCCAGCTGGGATTGGCGGGATCACGGGGCTGTCAGTTCTATCAAGAACCAG GGTATGTGTGGATCCTGCTGGGCATTTTCTGTGACTGGCAACATCGAAGGCCAGTGGTTCCTGAAAAATGGAACGCTGCTGTCCCTCTCTGAACAAG AGCTGGTTGACTGTGATGGGCTGGACCAGGCGTGCAAAGGAGGGCTGCCGTCCAACGCTTACGAAGCTATAGAGAAGCTGG GCGGCctggagacagagacagactacTCCTACACCGGCATGAAGCAGAGCTGTGACTTCACCAGCGTGAAGGTGGCCGCCTACATCAACAGCTCTGTGGAGCTGTCCAAGGACGAGAAGG ACATTGCAGCTTGGCTGGCTGAGAATGGACCCGTCTCTGTTGCACTGAATGCCTTCGCCATGCAG TTCTACAGGAAGGGTGTGTCTCACCCTATGAAGATCTTCTGCAACTCCTGGATGATCGACCACGCTGTGCTGATGGTGGGATACGGAGAAC GTAAGAATATCCCATTCTGGGCCATCAAAAACAGCTGGGGAGAGGATTATGGAGAGCAG GGTTACTACTACCTCTACAGGGGGTCCAATGCGTGTGGGATCAACCAGATGTGCTCATCTGCTGTCGTCAACTAA
- the eif1ad gene encoding probable RNA-binding protein EIF1AD, with translation MSQATKRKHVVKEVLGDFVTPTENQQIVKVTGSRGNNLHEAVTAQGVTFLVSMPPKFRKNLWIKRGDYVIVDPIEEGEKVKAEISFILYKDHIQNLQKQQLWPEGFTEEPLEPEKTKKGQEKKGDTEDKDEEDFSDSEDDESDLFVNTNRNNYQYIESEEEDSDEEEEDGKEKRTENGS, from the exons ATGTCACAGGCCACCAAACGCAAGCATGTTGTGAAGGAAGTTCTTGGAGACTTTGTCACTCCCACAGAGAACCAGCAGATAGTGAAG GTTACTGGTAGCCGTGGTAACAACCTCCATGAAGCTGTCACGGCTCAGGGCGTGACGTTCCTGGTGAGCATGCCCCCCAAGTTCCGCAAGAACCTCTGGATCAAGAGAG GTGACTACGTGATAGTGGATCCCATTGAGGAAGGAGAGAAGGTGAAGGCAGAGATCAGCTTCATTCTCTACAAAGATCACATTCAGAACCTGCAGAAACAGCAGCTCTG GCCGGAGGGATTCACAGAGGAGCCACTGGAGCCGGAAAAGACAAAAAAAGGGCAGGAAAAGAAAGGGGACACGGAGGATAAAGACGAAGAAGACTTTAGTGACTCTGAGGATGACGAGAGCGACCTTTTTGTAAACACCAACCGCAATAACTACCAGTACATTGAGAGCGAGGAGGAGGACAGtgatgaggaagaagaagatggcAAAGAGAAAAGGACAGAAAACGGTTCGTAG
- the aup1 gene encoding lipid droplet-regulating VLDL assembly factor AUP1: MENRGIEDMFDFRRFPKDALVLLLLLIYFPVGICLMLIRIFVGVHVFLVSCALPESFIRRFIVRIMCSVLGMHVRTKNPRSRDKTTKLYMCNHVTEFDHNIINLLTPCHTPQLEGSTGFVCWARGFMEIHSASGQGAIGDTLQRYCSTEGTSPLLLFPEEETTNGRAGLLKFSSWPFSLTDSIQPVALRVTRPLIALSTPDSSWMKELLWTFFAPCTVYHVSWLPTVSRQDGESTQEFANKVQELLAGELGLVSTKITKADKAEHIKRTKRHTVPQASTSARPASIGLGFMVQSLGTDDHRIAKMAQQVKDVLPHVPLNVIAKDLSETNCVDTTITNLLESKEEGPMEATGTSTFGSSMNNSYSSVPAPTIKPAAKCFGRYPVDRHLSLQERKEALYNFARRRYIEKHGLDQEDSH, from the exons ATGGAGAACCGGGGGATTGAAGATATGTTCGACTTTCGTCG GTTTCCCAAAGATGCTCTAGTCCTCCTACTGTTGCTGATTTACTTTCCAGTTGGTATCTGTTTGATGCTAATAAGGATTTTTGTTGGTGTTCACGTGTTCTTGGTCAGCTGTGCACTTCCAGAGAGTTTTATTAGAAG ATTTATTGTCAGGATTATGTGCTCAGTCCTGGGGATGCACGTGAGAACGAAGAACCCTCGCTCCAGGGACAAAACCACCAAGCTGTACATGTGCAACCATGTGACAGAGTTCGACCACAACATAATCAACCTTCTGACCCCCTGCCATACC CCCCAGTTAGAGGGCTCCACCGGCTTTGTGTGCTGGGCCAGAGGCTTCATGGAGATCCATTCAGCATCTGGCCAGGGAGCCATAGGAGACACTCTCCAGAGGTACTGCTCCACTGAGGGCACCTCCCCGCTGCTCCTGTTCCCCGAAGAGGAGACCACCAACGGCCGCGCTGGCCTGCTGAAGTTCAG TTCTTGGCCTTTCTCACTGACTGACTCCATTCAACCTGTGGCCTTACGAGTGACCAGACCGTTGATTGCTTTG AGCACACCTGACTCGAGCTGGATGAAGGAGCTCTTATGGACATTTTTTGCTCCATGTACAGTGTATCATGTAAG CTGGCTCCCGACAGTATCCAGACAAGATGGCGAGTCCACACAGGAGTTTGCCAACAAAGTCCAGGAG CTCCTGGCTGGGGAACTGGGCCTGGTCTCCACTAAGATCACTAAAGCCGATAAAGCTGAGCACATCAAACGGACCAAAAGACACACCGTACCACAAGCATCTACAA GTGCCAGACCAGCATCTATCGGCCTTGGATTCATGGTCCAGAGTTTGGGTACGGATGATCATAGGATTGCTAAGATGGCCCAACAGGTGAAGGACGTGCTGCCTCACGTCCCGCTGAATGTCATCGCAAAGGACTTAT CTGAAACCAATTGTGTGGACACCACCATAACTAATCTGCTGGAGAGCAAGGAGGAAGGTCCGATGGAAGCAACCGGGACCTCAACGTTTGGGTCTTCTATGAACAACTCCTATTCCTCTGTCCCTGCCCCCACCATAAAG CCTGCTGCCAAATGTTTCGGGAGATACCCAGTtgacagacatttgtctctccAAGAGAGAAAAGAAGCACTGTATAATTTTGCAAGAAG ACGCTACATCGAGAAACACGGATTGGATCAAGAAGACAGTCACTGA